The nucleotide window ACGAGATGTTCACGATCGGCCGGGCGGGGGTGCGGTGCCCTCGCCCGGCCAGCGCGGTCACCGGACGGGTAGGCCCGGTGGGAGCCGCGATCACGGGGCCGGCAACGTCTAGGGCTGCGCCTGTGATCGGCCGGCCCCAGGGGGTTTGCTGATGACGCGGTACATGCCGATCGAATCGTGGGTGGCGGTGTCGGCGAAGCCGAACTTCTCGTAGAGGAAGCGGGCCGGGCCGTCGGCGATCAGTGAGACGTAGGCGGTGGCGGGCGCCCGGCGTTCCAGTTCCTCGGTGAGCGCGGCCATGATGCGCTTGCCGAAACCGCGGCCTTGGTGGGCGGGGTTGACGCACATGTCGACGATCTGGAAGGCGGTGCCGCCGTCCCCGATGATCCGTCCCATGCCGACAGGCTCCCCTTCGTGGTGGAGGACCACCCCGTGCCATGTGTTCGGCAGGGCGTGCGCGACCGCTTCGGGGTCTTTGTCGGAGAGGCCGGCGTCGGTGCGCAGGCGGCGGAAG belongs to Streptomyces graminofaciens and includes:
- a CDS encoding GNAT family N-acetyltransferase, with the translated sequence MDSVNDPYELSVGVPSVEVFRRLRTDAGLSDKDPEAVAHALPNTWHGVVLHHEGEPVGMGRIIGDGGTAFQIVDMCVNPAHQGRGFGKRIMAALTEELERRAPATAYVSLIADGPARFLYEKFGFADTATHDSIGMYRVISKPPGAGRSQAQP